One Equus quagga isolate Etosha38 chromosome 5, UCLA_HA_Equagga_1.0, whole genome shotgun sequence genomic window carries:
- the IQCC gene encoding IQ domain-containing protein C isoform X2, producing MGAGPALAGAAPTSDALRRRRAVGARMERERLVRKVSVMQACVRGFLVRRQFQSLRAEYEAIVREIEGDLGTLQWTEGWIPRPRFLPEKVKSHRIWKAGKRVPNPEPEQWSCSPRKEPEREAIWEGMMLKKSEESPANSGSLPCRDDSSWLQDEQSRKPSQKETRDMSRMENPEAAGPGLPHSQTELQELQYHRSHLAMELLWLQQAINSRKEYLILKQTLRSPEAGQTRDDASMCPDHRSQPSPPLEDQSYRDRATGEPDHVDDSWRKVRSQPHKSPERLAATDKTTTGAKYRDPCYGKAGPQLPTPSDNQARENRLGKEPDCGKHTFGGACVQLTKLLEDQTPKGLKPRGHCSGKTKIQPPTLHEDPNIEAKSPRRPDHKELDYQRARPQKLDLSEDHVIWDRALTGPEHGGLDLWRTKPPKGQTPSDKSCRDRTSNEPSHEEWKNQRTVPWRPKPPEKLSSTGSDQTGEDHWRGRPWKTGPAG from the exons atgggggcggggcctgcgctGGCCGGGGCGGCACCCACTAGTGACGCACTGCGCAGGCGCCGGGCAGTTGGCGCCCGGATGGAGCGGGAGCGGTTGGTTCGGAAGGTGTCGGTGATGCAG GCCTGCGTCCGGGGCTTCTTGGTCCGACGCCAGTTCCAGAGTTTGCGAGCTGAGTATGAGGCTATTGTACGAGAGATCGAGGGTGATCTGGGCACGCTTCAGTGGACTGAGGGCTGGATTCCCAGGCCCCGATTTCTCCCAGAG AAAGTAAAATCCCATCGGATCTGGAAAGCTGGAAAGAGGGTACCAAATCCAGAGCCGGAACAGTGGAGTTGCTCCCCACgtaaagagccagagagagaggccaTCTGGGAGGGGATGATGCTGAAGAAGTCAGAAGAGAGCCCAGCAAACTCAGGAAGTCTTCCCTGCAGAGATGACAGCTCCTGGCTCCAGGATGAGCAGAGCAGGAAACCCAGCCAAAAGGAGACCAGAGATATGTCAAGGATGGAGAACCCAG AAGCTGCAGGTCCAGGACTGCCCCATAGCCAGACTGAGCTCCAGGAGCTCCAGTACCACCgcagccacttggccatggaacTGCTGTGGCTGCAACAGGCAATCAACAGCCGTAAGGAG TACCTAATTCTCAAACAAACACTGAGATCCCCAGAGGCAGGCCAGACCAGAGACGATGCCAGCATGTGCCCAGACCACAGGTCACAACCAAGTCCACCACTGGAAGACCAGTCCTACAGAGACAGGGCCACTGGAGAGCCAGACCATGTGGATGACTCCTGGAGGAAGGTCAGATCACAACCCCACAAATCCCCAGAAAGACTGGCTGCTACAGACAAAACCACTACTGGGGCCAAGTATAGGGACCCATGCTACGGGAAGGCTGGACCACAGCTGCCCACACCATCAGATAACCAGGCCAGAGAGAACAGGCTCGGCAAAGAGCCAGACTGTGGGAAGCACACCTTTGGAGGGGCCTGCGTGCAGCTGACGAAACTCCTGGAGGACCAGACCCCCAAAGGCCTCAAACCTAGGGGCCACTGCTCTGGAAAGACCAAGATACAGCCACCCACACTCCATGAGGACCCAAACATTGAGGCCAAGTCTCCCAGAAGGCCAGACCACAAAGAGCTCGATTACCAAAGAGCTAGGCCACAAAAGTTGGATCTCTCAGAGGACCATGTCATCTGGGATAGGGCCTTGACAGGGCCAGAGCATGGTGGCCTGGATCTCTGGAGGACTAAACCACCCAAGGGCCAGACACCCAGTGACAAAAGCTGCAGAGATAGAACCTCCAATGAGCCTAGCCATGAAGAATGGAAAAACCAGAGGACTGTGCCATGGAGACCAAAGCCACCTGAGAAACTGTCTTCCACAGGGTCAGACCAAACAGGAGAGGACCACTGGAGGGGCAGACCGTGGAAAACAGGACCAGCAGGCTAG
- the IQCC gene encoding IQ domain-containing protein C isoform X1 — MGAGPALAGAAPTSDALRRRRAVGARMERERLVRKVSVMQACVRGFLVRRQFQSLRAEYEAIVREIEGDLGTLQWTEGWIPRPRFLPEKVKSHRIWKAGKRVPNPEPEQWSCSPRKEPEREAIWEGMMLKKSEESPANSGSLPCRDDSSWLQDEQSRKPSQKETRDMSRMENPVPFPPSFTEAAGPGLPHSQTELQELQYHRSHLAMELLWLQQAINSRKEYLILKQTLRSPEAGQTRDDASMCPDHRSQPSPPLEDQSYRDRATGEPDHVDDSWRKVRSQPHKSPERLAATDKTTTGAKYRDPCYGKAGPQLPTPSDNQARENRLGKEPDCGKHTFGGACVQLTKLLEDQTPKGLKPRGHCSGKTKIQPPTLHEDPNIEAKSPRRPDHKELDYQRARPQKLDLSEDHVIWDRALTGPEHGGLDLWRTKPPKGQTPSDKSCRDRTSNEPSHEEWKNQRTVPWRPKPPEKLSSTGSDQTGEDHWRGRPWKTGPAG, encoded by the exons atgggggcggggcctgcgctGGCCGGGGCGGCACCCACTAGTGACGCACTGCGCAGGCGCCGGGCAGTTGGCGCCCGGATGGAGCGGGAGCGGTTGGTTCGGAAGGTGTCGGTGATGCAG GCCTGCGTCCGGGGCTTCTTGGTCCGACGCCAGTTCCAGAGTTTGCGAGCTGAGTATGAGGCTATTGTACGAGAGATCGAGGGTGATCTGGGCACGCTTCAGTGGACTGAGGGCTGGATTCCCAGGCCCCGATTTCTCCCAGAG AAAGTAAAATCCCATCGGATCTGGAAAGCTGGAAAGAGGGTACCAAATCCAGAGCCGGAACAGTGGAGTTGCTCCCCACgtaaagagccagagagagaggccaTCTGGGAGGGGATGATGCTGAAGAAGTCAGAAGAGAGCCCAGCAAACTCAGGAAGTCTTCCCTGCAGAGATGACAGCTCCTGGCTCCAGGATGAGCAGAGCAGGAAACCCAGCCAAAAGGAGACCAGAGATATGTCAAGGATGGAGAACCCAG tgccctttcctccctccttcacaGAAGCTGCAGGTCCAGGACTGCCCCATAGCCAGACTGAGCTCCAGGAGCTCCAGTACCACCgcagccacttggccatggaacTGCTGTGGCTGCAACAGGCAATCAACAGCCGTAAGGAG TACCTAATTCTCAAACAAACACTGAGATCCCCAGAGGCAGGCCAGACCAGAGACGATGCCAGCATGTGCCCAGACCACAGGTCACAACCAAGTCCACCACTGGAAGACCAGTCCTACAGAGACAGGGCCACTGGAGAGCCAGACCATGTGGATGACTCCTGGAGGAAGGTCAGATCACAACCCCACAAATCCCCAGAAAGACTGGCTGCTACAGACAAAACCACTACTGGGGCCAAGTATAGGGACCCATGCTACGGGAAGGCTGGACCACAGCTGCCCACACCATCAGATAACCAGGCCAGAGAGAACAGGCTCGGCAAAGAGCCAGACTGTGGGAAGCACACCTTTGGAGGGGCCTGCGTGCAGCTGACGAAACTCCTGGAGGACCAGACCCCCAAAGGCCTCAAACCTAGGGGCCACTGCTCTGGAAAGACCAAGATACAGCCACCCACACTCCATGAGGACCCAAACATTGAGGCCAAGTCTCCCAGAAGGCCAGACCACAAAGAGCTCGATTACCAAAGAGCTAGGCCACAAAAGTTGGATCTCTCAGAGGACCATGTCATCTGGGATAGGGCCTTGACAGGGCCAGAGCATGGTGGCCTGGATCTCTGGAGGACTAAACCACCCAAGGGCCAGACACCCAGTGACAAAAGCTGCAGAGATAGAACCTCCAATGAGCCTAGCCATGAAGAATGGAAAAACCAGAGGACTGTGCCATGGAGACCAAAGCCACCTGAGAAACTGTCTTCCACAGGGTCAGACCAAACAGGAGAGGACCACTGGAGGGGCAGACCGTGGAAAACAGGACCAGCAGGCTAG
- the CCDC28B gene encoding coiled-coil domain-containing protein 28B isoform X1, translated as MEDKKKKRSPKPCLTQPAQAPGSLRRVPVPTSHSGSLALGLPHLPSPKQRTKFKRVGKEKCRPVLAGGGGGSAGTPLQHSFLTEVTDVYEMEGGLLNLLNDFHSGRLQAFGKECSFEQLEHVREMQEKLARLHFSLDVCGEEEEEEEEEDGVTEGLPEEQKKTMADRNLDQLLSNLEDLSNSIQKLHLAENAEPEEQSAA; from the exons ATggaggacaagaagaagaaaaggagtccCAAGCCCTGCCTGACCcagccagcccaggccccaggctcaCTACGCAGGGTCCCTGTGCCCACCAGCCACAGTGGCTCCTTGGCCCTGGGACTCCCTCATCTGCCATCCCCCAAGCAGCGGACCAAGTTCAAGAg GGTAGGCAAGGAGAAATGCCGCCCAGTTCTGGCCGGAGGTGGGGGTGGCTCTGCAGGCACCCCCCTGCAGCACTCCTTCCTGACCGAGGTGACCGATGTCTATGAGATGGAGGGGGGACTGCTGAACCTGCTCAATGATTTCCACTCAGGCCGGCTGCAGGCCTTCG GGAAGGAATGCTCCTTCGAGCAGTTGGAGCACGTGCGGGAGATGCAGGAGAAGCTGGCCCGGCTGCACTTCAGCCTGGAcgtgtgtggggaggaggaggaggaggaggaggaagaggatggggtCACTGAGGGGCTGCCTGAGGAGCAGAAGAAGACGATGGCTGACCGCAACCTGGACCAGCTGCTTAGCAAT CTGGAAGATCTTAGTAATTCCAT ACAGAAGTTGCACCTGGCCGAGAACGCCGAGCCTGAGGAGCAGTCAGCTGCGTAG
- the CCDC28B gene encoding coiled-coil domain-containing protein 28B isoform X3: MPRPEGGRGLRFSQHPMEDKKKKRSPKPCLTQPAQAPGSLRRVPVPTSHSGSLALGLPHLPSPKQRTKFKRVGKEKCRPVLAGGGGGSAGTPLQHSFLTEVTDVYEMEGGLLNLLNDFHSGRLQAFGKECSFEQLEHVREMQEKLARLHFSLDVCGEEEEEEEEEDGVTEGLPEEQKKTMADRNLDQLLSNLEDLSNSIQKLHLAENAEPEEQSAA, encoded by the exons ATGCCAAGGCCAGAGGGCGGGAGG GGCCTGAGGTTCAGCCAGCACCCAATggaggacaagaagaagaaaaggagtccCAAGCCCTGCCTGACCcagccagcccaggccccaggctcaCTACGCAGGGTCCCTGTGCCCACCAGCCACAGTGGCTCCTTGGCCCTGGGACTCCCTCATCTGCCATCCCCCAAGCAGCGGACCAAGTTCAAGAg GGTAGGCAAGGAGAAATGCCGCCCAGTTCTGGCCGGAGGTGGGGGTGGCTCTGCAGGCACCCCCCTGCAGCACTCCTTCCTGACCGAGGTGACCGATGTCTATGAGATGGAGGGGGGACTGCTGAACCTGCTCAATGATTTCCACTCAGGCCGGCTGCAGGCCTTCG GGAAGGAATGCTCCTTCGAGCAGTTGGAGCACGTGCGGGAGATGCAGGAGAAGCTGGCCCGGCTGCACTTCAGCCTGGAcgtgtgtggggaggaggaggaggaggaggaggaagaggatggggtCACTGAGGGGCTGCCTGAGGAGCAGAAGAAGACGATGGCTGACCGCAACCTGGACCAGCTGCTTAGCAAT CTGGAAGATCTTAGTAATTCCAT ACAGAAGTTGCACCTGGCCGAGAACGCCGAGCCTGAGGAGCAGTCAGCTGCGTAG
- the CCDC28B gene encoding coiled-coil domain-containing protein 28B isoform X2 produces MPRPEGGRGLRFSQHPMEDKKKKRSPKPCLTQPAQAPGSLRRVPVPTSHSGSLALGLPHLPSPKQRTKFKRVGKEKCRPVLAGGGGGSAGTPLQHSFLTEVTDVYEMEGGLLNLLNDFHSGRLQAFGKECSFEQLEHVREMQEKLARLHFSLDVCGEEEEEEEEEDGVTEGLPEEQKKTMADRNLDQLLSNET; encoded by the exons ATGCCAAGGCCAGAGGGCGGGAGG GGCCTGAGGTTCAGCCAGCACCCAATggaggacaagaagaagaaaaggagtccCAAGCCCTGCCTGACCcagccagcccaggccccaggctcaCTACGCAGGGTCCCTGTGCCCACCAGCCACAGTGGCTCCTTGGCCCTGGGACTCCCTCATCTGCCATCCCCCAAGCAGCGGACCAAGTTCAAGAg GGTAGGCAAGGAGAAATGCCGCCCAGTTCTGGCCGGAGGTGGGGGTGGCTCTGCAGGCACCCCCCTGCAGCACTCCTTCCTGACCGAGGTGACCGATGTCTATGAGATGGAGGGGGGACTGCTGAACCTGCTCAATGATTTCCACTCAGGCCGGCTGCAGGCCTTCG GGAAGGAATGCTCCTTCGAGCAGTTGGAGCACGTGCGGGAGATGCAGGAGAAGCTGGCCCGGCTGCACTTCAGCCTGGAcgtgtgtggggaggaggaggaggaggaggaggaagaggatggggtCACTGAGGGGCTGCCTGAGGAGCAGAAGAAGACGATGGCTGACCGCAACCTGGACCAGCTGCTTAGCAAT GAGACCTga